The Pseudomonas wenzhouensis genome has a segment encoding these proteins:
- a CDS encoding carbon-nitrogen hydrolase family protein, translated as MIKIAACQYHIDLLTSWDAYVAHLTELCEEAAGQGAELLLLPEYAGLVLTGQLPEAERSDLHASIAAIQALLPRWLELCESLARRLNIYLQPGSLAVLDDDGLYRNRAWLFGPDGCLGSQDKLMMTRFELEQWQIAAGSGLKVFDTALGKLGILICYDNEFPLLARTLAEAGVDLILAPSCTDTEAGFYRVRIGAQARALENQIAVLQSPTVGLAPWSPALDENIGRAALYVPSDYGMPATGVIAESAELCPTRSHWLFAELDLAEVRRVREQGQVFTRRDWPKQFEGNRLVLR; from the coding sequence ATGATCAAGATTGCCGCCTGCCAATATCACATCGACCTGCTGACGAGTTGGGATGCCTATGTCGCGCACCTGACCGAGCTGTGCGAGGAGGCCGCCGGGCAGGGCGCCGAGCTGCTGTTGCTGCCGGAATACGCCGGGCTGGTGCTGACAGGGCAGCTGCCGGAGGCTGAACGCAGCGATTTGCACGCTTCTATCGCGGCTATTCAGGCGCTGCTGCCGCGCTGGCTGGAACTGTGCGAGAGCCTGGCGCGGCGGTTGAATATCTACCTGCAGCCCGGTTCGCTGGCCGTGCTGGATGATGATGGCCTCTACCGCAACCGCGCCTGGCTGTTCGGCCCGGACGGCTGCCTGGGCAGCCAGGACAAGCTGATGATGACCCGCTTCGAGCTGGAGCAATGGCAGATTGCGGCCGGCAGCGGGCTTAAGGTGTTCGATACGGCGCTGGGCAAGCTGGGCATCCTGATCTGCTATGACAATGAGTTTCCGCTGCTGGCGCGCACCCTGGCCGAGGCCGGGGTCGACCTGATTCTGGCGCCCAGTTGCACCGATACCGAGGCGGGCTTCTATCGCGTGCGCATCGGCGCTCAGGCGCGAGCGCTGGAGAACCAGATCGCCGTGCTGCAGTCGCCCACGGTTGGCCTGGCACCCTGGTCGCCAGCGCTGGACGAGAACATTGGCCGCGCCGCGCTGTACGTGCCATCGGACTACGGCATGCCGGCCACTGGTGTGATCGCCGAGAGCGCGGAGCTGTGCCCCACACGCAGCCACTGGCTGTTTGCCGAGCTGGATCTGGCCGAGGTGCGCCGCGTGCGCGAGCAGGGCCAGGTATTCACCCGGCGCGACTGGCCAAAGCAGTTCGAAGGCAACCGGCTGGTGCTGCGTTGA
- a CDS encoding GNAT family N-acetyltransferase, with protein sequence MDIELLRGPQIAPHIEDLAHLRITVFHEFPYLYDGSLDYEAEYLDTYVRSADSLCVLVRDEGRVVGASTALPLADETLEFQQPFLSAGWDAARIFYCAESVVLPAWRGHGLGVRFFAEREAHARRLGRFDWCAFCAVQRPANHPRRPADYQPLDAFWARRGYRHHPELRTQYHWRDLDEAEESAKPMSFWLKELTS encoded by the coding sequence ATGGACATCGAATTGCTCCGGGGGCCGCAGATAGCCCCCCATATCGAAGACCTGGCGCATTTGCGGATCACGGTCTTCCACGAATTTCCCTACCTCTACGACGGCAGCCTCGATTACGAGGCCGAGTACCTCGACACCTATGTGCGCAGCGCCGATAGCCTGTGCGTGCTGGTGCGTGATGAGGGGCGAGTGGTCGGTGCCTCGACGGCGCTGCCGCTGGCCGATGAAACCCTGGAGTTCCAGCAGCCGTTCCTTTCGGCTGGCTGGGATGCCGCGCGCATTTTCTACTGCGCCGAGTCGGTGGTTTTACCGGCCTGGCGCGGGCATGGCCTGGGCGTGCGCTTTTTTGCCGAGCGCGAGGCCCATGCGCGCAGGCTGGGTCGCTTTGACTGGTGCGCCTTCTGCGCCGTGCAGCGCCCGGCTAATCACCCGCGCCGGCCCGCCGACTACCAGCCGCTGGACGCCTTCTGGGCGCGCCGGGGCTATCGCCATCATCCCGAACTGCGCACCCAGTATCATTGGCGCGATCTGGACGAAGCCGAGGAGTCGGCCAAGCCCATGTCGTTCTGGCTCAAGGAACTCACCTCATGA
- the glyA gene encoding serine hydroxymethyltransferase: protein MFSKHDQLQGYDDALLAAIQAEEQRQEDHIELIASENYCSQRVMQAQGSGLTNKYAEGYPGKRYYGGCEHVDKVEALAIERAKQLFGADYANVQPHSGSSANSAVYLALLNAGDTILGMSLAHGGHLTHGAKVSSSGKLYNAVQYGIDENGLIDYDEVERLAVEHKPKMIVAGFSAYSRVLDFPRFRAIADKVGALLFVDMAHVAGLVAAGLYPNPVPFADVVTTTTHKTLRGPRGGLILARKNEEIEKKLNSAVFPGAQGGPLMHVIAAKAVCFKEALEPGFKTYQQQVIDNARAMAAVFVERGYDVVSGGTDNHLMLISLVKQGLTGKAADAALGDAHITVNKNAVPNDPQSPFVTSGIRIGTPAVTTRGFKEGECRTLAGWICDILDDLENPAVIERVRGQVADLCATFPVYAD from the coding sequence ATGTTCAGCAAGCACGACCAACTCCAGGGTTATGACGATGCCCTGCTCGCGGCGATCCAGGCCGAAGAACAGCGCCAGGAAGACCACATCGAGCTGATCGCCTCGGAGAACTACTGCAGCCAGCGCGTCATGCAGGCGCAGGGCAGCGGCCTGACCAACAAGTACGCCGAAGGCTATCCGGGCAAGCGCTACTACGGTGGCTGCGAGCATGTGGACAAGGTCGAGGCACTGGCCATCGAGCGCGCCAAGCAGCTGTTCGGCGCCGACTACGCCAACGTCCAGCCGCACTCGGGCTCTTCCGCTAACAGTGCCGTGTACCTGGCGCTGCTCAACGCCGGTGACACCATCCTCGGCATGAGCCTGGCCCATGGCGGCCACCTGACTCACGGCGCCAAGGTGTCGTCCTCGGGCAAGCTGTACAACGCCGTGCAGTACGGCATCGACGAGAACGGCCTGATCGACTACGACGAAGTCGAGCGCCTGGCCGTCGAGCACAAGCCGAAGATGATCGTCGCCGGTTTCTCGGCCTACTCGCGCGTGCTGGACTTCCCGCGTTTCCGCGCCATTGCCGACAAGGTTGGTGCCCTGCTGTTCGTCGACATGGCTCACGTTGCCGGCCTGGTCGCGGCCGGTCTGTACCCCAACCCGGTGCCGTTCGCCGATGTCGTCACCACCACCACCCACAAGACCCTGCGCGGCCCACGTGGCGGCCTGATCCTGGCGCGCAAGAACGAGGAGATCGAGAAGAAGCTCAACTCCGCCGTCTTCCCCGGCGCCCAGGGCGGCCCGCTGATGCACGTCATCGCGGCCAAGGCGGTGTGCTTTAAGGAAGCGCTGGAGCCAGGCTTCAAGACCTACCAGCAGCAAGTGATCGACAACGCCCGCGCCATGGCCGCGGTGTTCGTCGAACGCGGCTATGACGTGGTCTCCGGCGGTACCGACAACCACCTGATGCTGATCAGCCTGGTCAAGCAGGGCCTGACCGGCAAGGCGGCCGACGCGGCGCTGGGCGATGCCCACATCACGGTGAACAAGAACGCCGTGCCGAACGATCCGCAATCGCCGTTCGTCACTTCCGGCATCCGTATCGGCACCCCGGCGGTGACCACTCGCGGCTTCAAGGAAGGCGAGTGCCGCACCCTGGCCGGCTGGATCTGCGACATCCTCGATGACCTGGAAAACCCGGCCGTGATCGAGCGCGTGCGCGGCCAGGTTGCCGACCTGTGCGCCACCTTCCCGGTCTACGCTGACTGA
- the gcvT gene encoding glycine cleavage system aminomethyltransferase GcvT, whose product MTTETLAKTPLHALHIELGARMVPFAGYDMPVQYPLGVMKEHLHTREAAGLFDVSHMGQILLRGENAARALETLVPVDIIDLPLGMQRYAMFTDAHGGILDDLMVANLGDDTLYLVVNAACKDQDLAHLQKHIGEQCQIECLFEERALLALQGPKAADVLARLAPEVSKMTFMQVARVRLLGSECIVSRSGYTGEDGFEISVAVDQAEALARSLLAEAEVEAIGLGARDSLRLEAGLCLYGHDMSSATTPIEASLLWAISKVRRADGERAGNFPGAERVFEQQQKGVARKRVGLLPQERVPVREGAEIVDADGSVIGQVSSGGFGPTLGAPVAMGYVNASHTAIDSDVWAVVRGKRIAMKVAKTPFVPQRYYRG is encoded by the coding sequence ATGACCACTGAAACTCTCGCCAAGACGCCCCTGCACGCCCTGCACATCGAACTCGGTGCACGCATGGTGCCCTTCGCCGGCTATGACATGCCCGTGCAATATCCGCTGGGCGTAATGAAGGAACACCTGCACACCCGTGAGGCCGCCGGCCTGTTCGACGTCTCGCACATGGGCCAGATCCTGCTGCGTGGCGAAAACGCCGCGCGCGCCCTGGAAACCCTGGTGCCGGTGGACATCATCGACCTGCCGCTGGGCATGCAGCGCTACGCCATGTTCACCGATGCCCATGGCGGCATCCTCGACGACCTGATGGTCGCCAATCTGGGTGACGACACCCTGTACCTGGTGGTCAACGCCGCCTGCAAGGATCAGGACCTGGCCCACCTGCAGAAGCACATCGGCGAGCAGTGCCAGATCGAGTGCCTGTTCGAGGAGCGCGCCCTGCTCGCCCTGCAAGGCCCGAAAGCGGCCGACGTACTGGCCCGCCTGGCCCCGGAAGTGAGCAAGATGACCTTCATGCAGGTGGCCCGCGTGCGCCTGCTGGGCAGCGAGTGCATCGTCAGCCGCAGCGGCTACACCGGCGAAGACGGTTTCGAGATTTCCGTCGCCGTGGATCAGGCCGAAGCCCTGGCGCGCAGCCTGCTGGCCGAAGCGGAAGTCGAAGCCATCGGCCTCGGCGCGCGTGACTCGCTGCGCCTGGAAGCCGGCCTGTGCCTCTATGGCCACGACATGAGCAGCGCCACCACACCGATCGAAGCCAGCCTGCTGTGGGCCATCTCCAAGGTGCGCCGCGCCGATGGCGAGCGTGCCGGCAACTTCCCGGGCGCCGAGCGCGTGTTCGAGCAGCAGCAGAAAGGCGTGGCGCGCAAGCGCGTCGGCCTCCTGCCGCAGGAGCGTGTACCGGTGCGTGAAGGCGCGGAAATCGTCGATGCCGACGGCAGCGTGATTGGCCAGGTAAGCAGCGGCGGCTTCGGCCCGACTCTTGGCGCGCCAGTGGCCATGGGTTACGTCAATGCCAGCCATACCGCTATCGACAGCGACGTCTGGGCCGTGGTGCGCGGCAAGCGTATTGCCATGAAGGTCGCCAAGACCCCGTTCGTGCCGCAGCGTTATTATCGCGGCTGA
- the gcvH gene encoding glycine cleavage system protein GcvH: MSELRFTADHEWLRLDNDGLVTVGITHYAQDALGDVVYVQLPEVKAYAQGEEVAVLESVKAASNIVMPLDGEIVEINGDLEGSPELVNESPLDKAWFFRMRLADNAVLADLLDKAGYDRLLNANADA; this comes from the coding sequence ATGAGCGAGTTGCGTTTCACCGCCGATCACGAATGGCTGCGTCTGGACAACGATGGTCTGGTTACCGTCGGCATCACCCATTACGCCCAGGACGCGCTCGGCGACGTGGTGTACGTGCAACTGCCGGAAGTGAAGGCCTATGCCCAGGGCGAGGAAGTGGCCGTGCTGGAGTCGGTGAAGGCCGCCAGCAATATCGTCATGCCGCTCGATGGCGAAATCGTCGAGATCAACGGTGATCTGGAAGGCAGCCCGGAGCTGGTCAACGAGTCGCCGCTGGACAAGGCCTGGTTCTTCCGCATGCGCCTGGCCGACAACGCCGTGCTGGCCGACCTGCTGGACAAAGCCGGCTATGACCGCCTGCTGAACGCCAACGCCGACGCCTGA
- a CDS encoding type I restriction enzyme subunit R domain-containing protein, with the protein MDEKSARRKLAKWLSLNPVNVGQKVELIVEHFRKNVAHLLGGQAKAMVVTSSRAAAVKYHLALEDYCQRRGYANVRAMVAFSSDVPYLDPDLKAPLAASLPDEHAFNEQNLNAKLGNQDMRTLFDTPHYQVMIVANKYQTGFDQPKLVAMYLDKKISGVEAVQTLSRLNRTYPGKDKTYVIDFANEAKEILEAFQTFYRDARMADIQDPNIVFDIRQRLDGMHLYERAEVEAFGDAIVDPKVTHQKLYALTQPATDRFNGKLKTLTDAIEQWERALLKAEEAGDEAGAAYADAQRAEYCKQRDELLIFSESLSKFVRCYEYIAQLVDLGDPSLEAFASFARLLRKRLKGIGAEQVDLGDLKLSHYRVKAGERLDGVAVQGESPGLYGITDNGLREARDREKKYLTELIERLNAAFGKDVSDTDQVMLALQVSETLRSDPVVMAQIHNNDLEQALKADLPIRAVEAIVGAMSSHNSMATRLLSDEPSREFFVTVLYELLKHDVGAQLLGAARQ; encoded by the coding sequence GTGGATGAGAAGAGCGCGCGGCGCAAGTTGGCCAAATGGCTGTCGCTCAACCCGGTGAACGTCGGGCAGAAAGTCGAACTGATCGTCGAGCACTTTCGCAAGAACGTCGCCCACCTACTCGGCGGCCAGGCCAAGGCCATGGTGGTGACCAGCTCGCGCGCGGCAGCGGTGAAGTACCACCTGGCGCTGGAGGATTACTGCCAGCGGCGTGGCTATGCCAATGTGCGGGCAATGGTGGCGTTCTCCAGCGATGTGCCCTACCTTGACCCCGATCTGAAAGCGCCGCTGGCTGCCAGCCTGCCGGACGAGCATGCCTTCAACGAGCAGAACCTCAACGCCAAACTGGGCAACCAGGACATGCGTACGCTGTTCGATACGCCGCATTACCAGGTGATGATCGTTGCCAACAAATACCAGACCGGCTTCGACCAGCCCAAGCTGGTGGCCATGTACCTGGACAAGAAGATTTCCGGCGTGGAGGCGGTGCAGACGCTGTCACGGCTGAACCGTACCTATCCAGGCAAGGACAAGACCTACGTCATCGACTTCGCCAACGAGGCCAAGGAGATACTTGAAGCCTTCCAGACCTTCTACCGCGATGCGCGGATGGCCGATATTCAAGACCCGAACATCGTCTTCGACATCCGTCAGCGCCTGGATGGCATGCACCTGTACGAGCGCGCCGAGGTGGAAGCGTTCGGTGATGCCATCGTCGATCCCAAGGTCACTCACCAGAAACTCTATGCGCTGACCCAGCCGGCTACAGACCGATTCAACGGCAAGCTCAAGACCCTCACCGATGCCATCGAACAGTGGGAACGGGCTTTGCTCAAGGCCGAGGAAGCTGGCGACGAAGCAGGCGCAGCCTATGCCGATGCGCAGCGCGCGGAATACTGCAAACAGCGTGATGAGTTGCTGATCTTCAGCGAGAGCCTGTCCAAGTTCGTGCGTTGCTACGAGTACATCGCACAGCTAGTGGACCTGGGCGATCCGAGTCTTGAGGCCTTCGCCAGTTTCGCCCGCCTGCTGCGCAAACGCCTCAAGGGCATTGGTGCCGAGCAGGTGGATCTGGGTGATCTCAAGCTCAGCCATTATCGGGTCAAAGCTGGCGAGCGCCTGGATGGCGTGGCGGTTCAGGGGGAAAGCCCCGGCCTGTATGGCATCACCGACAACGGCCTGCGCGAAGCTCGCGACCGTGAGAAGAAGTATCTGACCGAGCTGATCGAGCGCCTCAACGCCGCCTTCGGCAAGGATGTTTCCGACACCGATCAGGTGATGTTGGCGCTACAGGTGTCCGAGACGCTGCGCAGCGATCCGGTGGTGATGGCACAGATTCACAACAATGATCTCGAACAGGCGCTGAAGGCTGACCTGCCGATCCGTGCCGTCGAGGCCATAGTCGGTGCCATGAGCAGCCATAACAGCATGGCGACTCGCTTGCTGAGCGATGAGCCCAGCCGCGAGTTCTTCGTCACCGTGCTCTACGAACTGCTCAAGCATGATGTGGGGGCGCAGTTACTAGGGGCTGCGCGGCAGTGA
- the gcvP gene encoding aminomethyl-transferring glycine dehydrogenase, translating to MTKLDTQNEFIARHIGPRDADTAAILELLGYDSVDALTNAVIPESIKGTSILGEQPGLSEADALAKIKAIAAKNQQFKNYIGQGYYGTHTPSPILRNLLENPAWYTAYTPYQPEISQGRLESLLNFQTLISDLTGMQIANASLLDEATAAAEAMTFCKRLSKNKAANTFFVSQHCHPQTLDVLRTRAEPLGIDIEVGDEAAITDASAYFGALLQYPASNGDIFDYRALVERFHAANALVAVAADLLALTLLTPPGEFGADVALGSAQRFGVPLGFGGPHAAYFATRDAFKRDMPGRLVGMSVDRFGKPALRLAMQTREQHIRREKATSNICTAQVLLANIASMYAVYHGPKGLTEIAQRIHSFTAILALGLTKLGHSVEQQHFFDTLSMKTGAKTAELHAKARAAGINLREIDAERLGLSLDETTDEAAVTALLNLFAGDQAAPAVSDLAAQVASRLPEGLLRQSAILQHEVFNRYHSETELMRYLRKLADKDLALDRSMIPLGSCTMKLNAASEMIPVTWPEFGNLHPFAPVEQVAGYTQLTTELEAMLCAATGYDAVSLQPNAGSQGEYAGLLAIRAYHLSRGDDQRDICLIPQSAHGTNPATASMAGMRVVVTACDARGNVDIADLKAKAEEHKDRLAAIMITYPSTHGVFEEGIREICQIIHDNGGQVYIDGANMNAMVGLCAPGQFGGDVSHLNLHKTFCIPHGGGGPGVGPIGVKSHLAPFLPGHANMARKEGAVSAAPFGSASILPITWMYITMMGGNGLKRASQMAILNANYIARRLEEHYPVLYSGEGGLVAHECILDIRPLKDSSGISVDDVAKRLIDFGFHAPTMSFPVAGTLMIEPTESESKEELDRFCDAMIAIREEIRAVEQGRLDKDDNPLKNAPHTALELVGEWHHAYSREQAVYPLASLIEAKYWPPVGRVDNVYGDRNLICACPSIEAYQDA from the coding sequence ATGACCAAGCTCGATACCCAGAACGAATTTATCGCCCGCCACATCGGCCCGCGCGATGCCGACACCGCCGCCATACTCGAACTGCTGGGCTATGACTCGGTCGACGCGCTGACCAACGCGGTGATTCCCGAGAGCATCAAGGGCACCAGCATCCTCGGCGAGCAGCCGGGCCTGTCGGAAGCCGACGCCCTGGCCAAGATCAAGGCCATCGCCGCGAAGAACCAGCAGTTCAAGAACTACATCGGCCAGGGTTACTACGGCACCCACACGCCGAGCCCGATCCTGCGCAACCTGCTGGAAAACCCGGCCTGGTACACCGCCTACACCCCGTACCAGCCGGAGATTTCCCAGGGTCGCCTGGAGTCGCTGCTGAACTTCCAGACGCTGATCAGCGACCTCACCGGCATGCAGATCGCCAACGCATCCTTGCTGGATGAGGCCACTGCTGCCGCCGAAGCCATGACCTTCTGCAAGCGTCTGTCGAAGAACAAGGCCGCCAACACCTTCTTCGTTTCCCAGCACTGCCACCCGCAGACCCTCGACGTGCTGCGCACCCGTGCCGAACCGCTGGGCATCGATATCGAAGTCGGCGACGAAGCCGCCATCACTGACGCCAGCGCCTACTTCGGCGCGCTGCTGCAGTACCCGGCGAGCAACGGTGACATCTTCGACTACCGCGCCCTGGTCGAACGTTTCCACGCCGCCAACGCCCTGGTGGCTGTCGCCGCCGACCTGCTGGCCCTGACCCTGCTCACCCCGCCGGGCGAGTTCGGCGCCGACGTCGCCCTGGGCAGCGCCCAGCGCTTCGGTGTACCGCTGGGCTTCGGTGGCCCGCACGCTGCTTACTTCGCCACCCGCGACGCGTTCAAGCGCGACATGCCGGGCCGCCTGGTCGGCATGTCGGTGGACCGTTTCGGCAAGCCGGCCCTGCGCCTGGCCATGCAGACCCGCGAGCAGCACATCCGCCGCGAGAAGGCCACCAGTAACATCTGTACCGCCCAGGTGCTGCTGGCCAACATCGCCAGCATGTACGCTGTGTACCACGGCCCGAAAGGCCTGACCGAGATCGCGCAGCGCATCCACAGCTTCACCGCCATCCTCGCCCTGGGCCTGACCAAGCTGGGCCACAGCGTCGAGCAGCAGCACTTCTTCGACACCCTGAGTATGAAGACCGGCGCCAAGACCGCCGAACTGCATGCCAAGGCCCGCGCTGCCGGCATCAACCTGCGCGAGATCGACGCCGAGCGTCTGGGCCTGTCGCTGGACGAAACCACTGACGAAGCAGCTGTGACAGCCCTGCTGAACCTGTTCGCCGGTGATCAGGCCGCCCCTGCCGTCAGCGACCTGGCCGCACAAGTCGCCAGCCGCCTGCCTGAGGGGCTGCTGCGCCAATCGGCGATCCTGCAGCACGAAGTGTTCAACCGCTACCACAGCGAAACCGAGCTGATGCGCTACCTGCGCAAGCTGGCCGACAAGGACCTGGCCCTGGATCGCAGCATGATCCCGCTGGGCTCCTGCACCATGAAGCTCAACGCTGCCAGCGAAATGATCCCGGTCACCTGGCCGGAATTCGGCAACCTGCATCCCTTCGCTCCAGTTGAGCAGGTTGCCGGTTACACCCAGCTGACCACTGAGCTGGAAGCCATGCTCTGCGCCGCCACCGGCTACGACGCCGTGTCGCTGCAGCCCAACGCCGGTTCCCAGGGCGAGTACGCCGGCTTGCTGGCCATCCGCGCCTATCACCTGAGCCGTGGCGACGATCAGCGCGACATTTGCCTGATCCCGCAATCGGCCCACGGCACCAACCCGGCGACCGCCTCCATGGCCGGTATGCGCGTGGTGGTGACTGCCTGTGATGCGCGCGGCAACGTCGACATCGCCGATCTGAAGGCCAAGGCCGAAGAGCACAAGGATCGCCTGGCCGCGATCATGATCACCTACCCGTCCACCCACGGTGTGTTCGAGGAAGGCATCCGCGAGATCTGCCAGATCATCCACGACAACGGCGGCCAGGTGTACATCGACGGCGCCAACATGAACGCCATGGTCGGTCTGTGCGCCCCGGGTCAGTTCGGCGGCGACGTCTCCCACCTGAACCTGCACAAGACCTTCTGCATCCCGCACGGCGGTGGCGGCCCGGGCGTCGGCCCGATCGGCGTCAAGTCGCACCTGGCGCCGTTCCTGCCGGGCCACGCCAACATGGCCCGCAAGGAAGGTGCAGTCAGCGCCGCGCCGTTCGGCAGCGCCAGCATCCTGCCGATCACCTGGATGTACATCACCATGATGGGCGGCAACGGCCTCAAGCGCGCGTCGCAGATGGCCATTCTTAACGCCAACTACATCGCCCGTCGTCTGGAAGAGCACTACCCGGTGCTGTACTCCGGCGAAGGCGGCCTGGTGGCGCACGAGTGCATCCTCGACATCCGCCCGCTCAAGGACAGCAGCGGCATCAGTGTCGACGACGTGGCCAAGCGCCTGATCGACTTCGGCTTCCATGCCCCGACCATGTCCTTCCCAGTGGCCGGCACCCTGATGATCGAGCCGACCGAGAGCGAATCCAAGGAAGAGCTGGATCGCTTCTGCGACGCCATGATCGCCATCCGCGAGGAAATTCGCGCGGTCGAGCAGGGCCGTCTGGATAAAGACGACAACCCGCTGAAGAACGCCCCGCACACCGCCCTGGAGCTGGTTGGCGAGTGGCACCACGCCTACAGCCGCGAGCAGGCGGTGTACCCGCTGGCGAGCCTGATCGAGGCCAAGTACTGGCCGCCGGTGGGCCGCGTGGACAACGTCTACGGCGACCGCAACCTGATCTGCGCCTGCCCGTCCATCGAGGCGTATCAGGACGCGTAA
- a CDS encoding sigma-54-dependent transcriptional regulator produces MRIHVSFIDRVGITQEVLALLGGRNLNLDAVEMVPPNVYIDAPTLSAEVLEELRGALLQVHGVQSVEVVDILPGQRRRLQLDALLAAMPDPVLAVDDHAMVLLANPALIDLYGRAPEGLSIAALFADEALQQSLLTAGFHQPLREVHFAGQPLLLDAQPITEDGRLTGGLLTLYAPSRMGQRLAALHHDHAEGFDSLLGESDAIRALKARALRVASLDAPLLIHGETGTGKELVARACHTASVRRTAPFLALNCAALPENLAESELFGYAPGAFTGAQRGGKPGLLELANQGTVFLDEIGEMSPYLQAKLLRFLSDGSFRRVGGDREVKVDVRILSATHRDLEKMVAEGSFREDLFYRLNVLNLAVPPLRERGQDILLLAQHFMAQACAQIQRLPCRLAPATFPALLAGRWPGNVRQLQNVIFRAAAICDSNWVEMDDLDIAVTEVAPRVQGEVGSLEQAMDEYEKALLEKLYASHPSSRLLATRLGTSHTAIAKRLRKYGIGKL; encoded by the coding sequence ATGCGCATCCACGTCAGTTTCATCGACCGCGTCGGCATCACCCAGGAAGTCCTGGCGCTGCTCGGCGGGCGTAATCTGAACCTCGATGCGGTGGAGATGGTACCGCCAAACGTCTATATCGACGCACCGACCCTGAGCGCCGAGGTGCTCGAAGAGCTGCGCGGCGCCCTGTTGCAGGTTCATGGCGTGCAGAGCGTCGAGGTGGTGGATATTCTGCCCGGTCAACGCCGCCGCCTGCAGCTCGATGCCCTGCTGGCTGCCATGCCCGACCCGGTGCTGGCAGTGGATGATCACGCCATGGTGTTGCTGGCCAACCCGGCGCTGATCGATCTGTATGGCCGCGCCCCGGAAGGGCTGAGCATCGCCGCGCTGTTCGCCGATGAGGCGCTGCAGCAATCGCTGCTCACCGCCGGTTTTCATCAGCCGCTGCGCGAGGTGCATTTCGCCGGCCAGCCGCTGTTGCTCGATGCCCAGCCGATCACCGAAGACGGTCGCCTGACCGGTGGTCTGCTGACGCTCTATGCGCCGAGCCGCATGGGCCAGCGCCTGGCAGCGCTGCACCACGACCATGCCGAGGGTTTCGACTCGCTGCTCGGTGAGTCGGACGCCATCCGTGCACTCAAAGCCCGTGCCTTGCGCGTAGCCTCGCTCGATGCGCCGCTGTTGATCCACGGCGAAACCGGCACCGGCAAGGAGCTGGTGGCGCGCGCCTGCCATACCGCCAGCGTGCGCCGCACCGCGCCCTTCCTGGCGCTTAACTGCGCCGCCCTGCCGGAAAACCTGGCCGAGAGCGAGCTGTTCGGCTACGCCCCCGGCGCCTTCACCGGCGCCCAGCGTGGCGGTAAGCCGGGGCTGCTGGAGTTGGCCAACCAGGGTACGGTGTTTCTCGACGAGATCGGCGAGATGTCGCCCTACCTGCAGGCCAAGCTGCTGCGTTTTTTGAGCGATGGCAGCTTCCGCCGCGTCGGGGGCGACCGTGAGGTGAAGGTGGACGTGCGTATCCTCAGCGCCACCCACCGTGATCTGGAAAAGATGGTCGCCGAAGGCAGCTTCCGCGAGGATCTGTTCTACCGCCTCAACGTGCTCAACCTGGCCGTGCCGCCGCTGCGCGAGCGCGGCCAGGACATTCTGCTGCTGGCCCAGCATTTCATGGCCCAGGCCTGCGCACAGATCCAGCGCCTGCCCTGCCGCCTGGCGCCAGCCACCTTCCCGGCGCTGCTGGCCGGGCGCTGGCCGGGCAACGTGCGCCAGTTGCAGAACGTGATCTTCCGCGCCGCCGCCATCTGCGACAGCAACTGGGTGGAGATGGACGACCTGGACATCGCCGTGACCGAGGTGGCGCCACGGGTACAGGGCGAGGTCGGCAGCCTCGAACAGGCCATGGACGAGTACGAAAAAGCGCTGCTGGAAAAGCTCTACGCCAGCCACCCCTCCAGCCGCCTGCTCGCCACCCGCCTCGGCACCTCGCACACCGCCATCGCCAAGCGCCTGCGCAAATACGGTATCGGCAAGCTCTAA
- a CDS encoding nuclear transport factor 2 family protein, with protein MTATELVQAYYAAFNAGDMPTFLDLLAEDVVHDINQGERQVGKATFAAFMDKMNRCYRERLADIVVMQNAAGDRAAAEFVVHGEYLADDEGLPPANGQTYVLPAGAFFEIKNGKVARISNYYNLNDWIAQVG; from the coding sequence ATGACCGCCACCGAACTGGTACAGGCCTATTACGCCGCCTTCAATGCCGGTGACATGCCCACCTTCCTCGACCTGCTGGCCGAAGACGTGGTGCACGACATCAACCAGGGCGAGCGCCAGGTGGGCAAGGCCACCTTCGCCGCTTTCATGGACAAGATGAACCGCTGCTACCGCGAGCGCCTGGCCGACATCGTGGTCATGCAGAACGCCGCAGGTGACCGCGCCGCCGCCGAATTCGTGGTGCATGGCGAGTACCTGGCCGACGACGAAGGCCTGCCACCGGCCAACGGCCAGACCTACGTCCTGCCGGCCGGCGCCTTCTTCGAGATCAAGAACGGCAAGGTCGCGCGCATCAGCAACTATTACAACCTGAATGACTGGATCGCTCAGGTCGGCTGA